The Sphingobacterium lactis sequence AAAACCGACTGGCAAAATAGCCGGAAGCCACATTGCATACTACGGTAATCGCCGCCGCAAATACTGCCCAACCAACTGCACCGCCAAGGGAATACATATCGATGGACAGGCCGAAACTGAAAAAGAACATCGCCCCGAAGAAATCCTTGAACGGCAGCACCATCCCTTCGATCTTCTTGATGTATTTCGAATCCGCAAATACCAGACCTGCCATCAATGCGCCAATGGCTTCCGCCACATGAATGGTCTCCGAAAACCCTGCAATAAGGAACAGCAAACTGAAGATGATCAGAATAAAAAGCTCCGAGGATTTTTCGTACAATAGCTTATCGATGAATGGAACCAGTTTACGACCCAATATCAGAAAGGAAAGGATAAAGCCCAGGGCTAACAGCGATGTTCCCGCAACGGTCCAGAAAGACGAACTGCCCGTCAGGATCAGACCCGACAGGAAAGAAATATGCATGGCGATAAAAAGGTCATCAAACATGATCATTCCCATGATAACCTCGGTTTCGGGATTGGCGGTACGTTTCAGGTCCGTCAGCACCTTCGCAACGATCGCTGTGGAGGAACTAGTCATGATCCCACAGAGCACCATCATTTCCTTGAAGGGCAGATTCATCATCCAACCAACCAAGAGCCCAGAGAAGAAGTTCAGCAGCACATAGATCGTCCCACCAGCCACAATGGACTTCCCGGACTTGATCAGGCGCCCAACAGAAAACTCCAGCCCCAAATAGAACAAAAGGAACAGCACACCCAGCCGCCCCATAAACTCGATGAACGGCTTACTCTCGGTAAAGGTGAGGAATTTCCATACGGAATTAAACCCTTCCTTCAAGCCCTCACTGCCCGTATTGTTCAGGAAATCAGCAACAAATCCAGGGTACGATTCGTTCCCCAAGACCATACCGATCACAATAAAAAATGGAATAACCGAGAACTTTAGCCGATTGGCCAACAAACCGACCAAAGCTACCAATAAAACTGCGATTCCAATTTCTATAATGAGGGTACTATGCATAATTCGCGATTACAGTAAGATTTCTTTTAGCAATTTGATATTCTTTAATTTACCGGCAATGACCAATGTCGTTCCTGGGGTGATGACATAATCAGGTCCGGGGTTGATGATGGTTTCATCTTCCCGAATGGCAGCAATAATGGATGCACCGGTTCGCTGCCTTACTTCCAATTGGCCAATGCTCTTGTTCACGCCATCATTGGAAGCTCCAACCTTATACCATTCGATCCGTAGATCATCCAAAGCGACCTCAATGGTCTCCAATGCTTTGGGTTTATAGGACAGTCCTCCCAAAATACCGGCCACCTGACGGGATTCCTCATCCGACATCGTCATCACACAATGCGTCTCGTTGTCCTCATCCTCATGGCGGTATAACTCCCGACGGCCATCATCGTGGATGACCACTACCATGTTGTCGCCAGCTTCCGTTTCAATCTGATATTTCTTGCCAATACCAATTAGGTCACTCTCTCTAACTATCGACATGATTTCCTTTTGTTAATTAAAAATTAGATTATTTATTTCCCAGCTTATTTCAAATATATTGAATTCAAATGATTTATCCAGCATCGATGATCTTATAACTGCCATCTGCACGCTGTTCTGGTCTTCCGACGGAAATATTCTTGGAATGGTAAAACAGGAACACCCATCCTTCAGGAGCGCCCGCTTCCCAATATTGCGCCCGTAGATCGCGCGCCTTTCTTCCATCGTAATCATACTTGGCGATAAAGCTGCGGAAGATTTCCTCCGGTTCGGGCAATTCATCGCCTCCAAAGAAGAAATGCTCACCCTCCGTTTTCACGTGAAAGACCTGATGGAATTCGCTGTGTCCACCTGAAAGTTCATAACTGATCTCCGGCGTCAACTGCCCGTCGCCATTCACGAACAGGATGTTGCCGCTCCGCTGCAGGACGTCAAAGACCTCCGTCCGGTAGGATGGAGACTCGGAGCTGTACGCACTCTCCCACTCCTGTTCCTGGATCACATATTCGGCATTCGGAAAGGCCACCCGTTTTACGCCGTCCCTGATATCCACCATACCGCTGGCATGGTCCTTATGCAGGTGGGACATCAACACATAGCGGACATCGTTAATGGAAAACCCCAATTTCTTGATGTTCTCATGAATCACCAATTCCCCCGCTTCGTTGCGCAGGCCCAATCCTGTATCAAGCACGATCAAGCCATCCTTGGTTTCAATCAGGAAAGGATGCACATGGATGAACAGGGACCCGGGCCGATCCTTGGGATCGTCCTTTTTCGGATCAAAGGGAATAAATTGTTTCGTTTTATCAACAGAGTAGGAACCTTCAAATAAGGAATATGCTTTAGCCATATGTATTTATTTGTCTTCTTGACAGTTAAGTGCAAGTGATTTTGAACTTCGTGTACCACATTAGGTATCTAAGCCGATATAATGTATCTTTACACGTTAATTATTAGGCAAAGATATGCAAAAAAGGTGGGTGCTGAAACCAAAAAGGAATCAAGAAAAGATTAGCAAGCTCCAGGAAGCGCTTGGTGTAAACCCCATCATTGCAGAACTCCTAATCAACCGTGACGTTGAAACATTCGATCAGGCTCGGGATTTCTTCCGACCATCCCTAGATCAGCTACACGACCCCTTCTTGATGAAGGATATGGACGTGGCCATTACGCGCATCGATCGCGCCATCGGGAACAAGGAGAAGATCCTTATCTATGGCGATTATGACGTCGATGGTACCACGGCAGTTTCCGTGGTGTACAGTTTCTTCCGCGATTACAATTCAGGCATTGAGTTTTATATCCCAGACCGATACAGTGAGGGGTATGGTATTTCCAACAAGGGCATTGACTATGCCTATGAAAACGGATTTACACTTATCATTGCATTAGACTGTGGTATCAAGGCTGTCGATAAGATCGCTTATGCCAACAGCAAGGGCATCGACTTTATCATCGGTGATCACCATCTGCCCGGTGATGAACTTCCGGATGCAGTCGCTGTCCTGGATCCGAAGCGCAGTGATTGCCCCTACCCCTACAAGGAACTATCGGGCTGTGGCATCGGTTTTAAGATCGTACAGGCCTTCCTCCAGCACAACGGCATGCCCAAGGAGTTGGCTTACCAATACCTAGACCTCGTGGCGGTGAGCATTGCCTCGGATATCGTTCCGATTACCGGCGAGAACCGCATCCTCACCCATTATGGGCTGAAGAAACTCAACACCAACCCGTGCGTCGGGCTGCAGGCGCTGATCAACCTGTCGACTCACAAATCCGGTTCATTTTCCGTAAACGATGTGGTCTTCCAGATCGGTCCGCGCATCAATGCCGCCGGCCGTATAGACCATGCCAAGGACGCCGTCAAACTATTGACCGTAAAGACCCTGCAGGATGCAAAACCCTACTCGGATAGCATCGACGACCAGAACAATACCCGCAAGGGCTATGACCTCAAAATCACCAACGAAGCCCTTGAGCTACTGGATAACGACGAGATCCTGAAGGCGCGGAAAACAACGGTGCTGTACAAGGAAGACTGGCACAAAGGTGTAATCGGCATTGTGGCCTCCCGTCTGACCGAGAAGTATTACCGCCCGACCATCATCCTGACAAATACCAACGGCCATATCGCCGGTTCGGCAAGGTCCGTCTTGGGATTCGATCTTTACGAAGCACTCAGCGAATGCAGCGACCTGCTGGACCAATATGGCGGCCATAAATATGCGGCCGGCCTGACCATGCAGACTGTCAATGTCCCTCTTTTCCAAGAGCGTTTCGAGGAAGTTGTCAGCAAGAGTATTAAACCTGAGATGCTGCAGCAGGAAATATTGATCGAGAAAGAAATTACGTTAAAAGATATAGACGCCAAGTTTTACAAGATCCTGCATCAATTCCAGCCTCATGGACCAGTGAACGAAGCACCGACTTTTCTGGTCAAGGGCGTCACCATGGGCTACGGCGCTACCATTGTAGGTAGCACCCACCTCAAATTCTCCGTTAAACAGGGAGAATCGCCTATTTTTGACTGCATAGGTTTTGGTCTTGCCCTGTATATCGATCGGATCTTGGCCGGCAGGACCTTTGACATTTGCTTCAGCATTGAAGAGAACAATTGGCGTGGCAAGAAGAATTTGCAATTAAATGTAAAAGCAATTCGATTTTAAAAAATATATTTGCAATTAACGGTATAAGCACATGATTCTACGAGCAGAGCACCTTATCAAGAAATATAAACAACGAACCGTTGTGAACGATGTATCCTTCCATGTGGAACAGGGAGAGATTGTCGGTCTGTTGGGTCCCAACGGAGCCGGAAAGACGACCTCCTTCTACATGATCGTAGGCTTGATCAAGCCCAACGAAGGACAGGTTTTTCTTGATGACCTGGAGATCACCCAAGACCCGATGTACAAGCGTGCACAGCGTGGAATTGGCTACCTTGCCCAGGAAGCCTCCGTTTTCAGAAAGCTTTCCGTAGAAAATAACATCCTTTCCGTACTGGAGATCCATCACCCCAACAAAGCCGAGCGCAAGGAGAAACTGGAAGAACTGCTGACGGAATTCAGCTTGCACCGTGTCCGCAAGAACCGTGGCGACCTATTATCGGGTGGTGAACGCCGGAGGACTGAGATCGCTCGTGCCCTGGCCGCAAACCCGAACTTCATCCTGCTCGATGAGCCCTTCGCTGGGGTTGACCCGATTGCCGTTGAAGAGATCCAAACCATCGTTGCCAAATTGAAAACACGCAACATCGGGATCCTAATCACCGACCACAACGTACAGGAAACACTTTCCATCACCGACCGAGCGTATCTATTGACCGAAGGAAAGATCATGCTTACGGGAACTCCCGAAGAAATCGCAGACAATGAGCTTGCACGTAAATTTTACTTGGGAAGACATTTTGAATTAAGAAGGAAAAAATTCTAAATTTACGATTCTATAACCACTGTATGGCCTTATTAAACTCACTTTTTACGTGGATCATGAAGAAACGCATGCATCAGATCGATCTGTTCATGAAGTATCCCCATGATGTACAAGATGAATGGTTCCAAAGCTTGATTTCCGCAGCGGAGGCGACCGAGTGGGGCAAAAAATATGGCTATAACAGTATCTATACACCTGAGGAATACAAAAACCGGGTTCCCATTCAGGATTACGACGATATTAAGGGGTATGTGGACCGCATGATCAAGGGTGAACAGAATATCCTCTGGCCATCCGACATCAAATGGTTCGCCAAATCCTCCGGAACGACCTCCGACCGCAGTAAATTTATTCCCGTGAGTATGGAGGCCCTTGAGGAATGCCACTACCAGGGCGGAAAGGACATGCTGTCCATCTTCTGCCACAACAAACCGGAGAACAAGGTCTTCACCGGAAAGTCCGTCGTTATCGGCGGATCCTCCCAGATCAACAACTTTAGCCCAGATTCCTATTATGGCGACCTCTCTTCCATCCTGATCCGCAACCTCCCTTTTTGGGCCGAATTCAAACGGACACCGAATATCGAGGTCACACTGAATCCGAATTTCGAAGAGAAAATCGAACAGATCGCACAGATTACCATCAAGGAGAATGTCACCTCGCTGGCGGGTGTGCCAACCTGGAACATGGTCATGGCCAACCGGATCCTTGAGATCACAGGCAAGGATAATCTCTTGGAAGTATGGCCGAATCTGGAATTCTATGGCCATGGAGGTGTAAGTTTCAAACCTTACCGGGAGCAGTTCAAGAAACTGATCCCATCGGACAACATGTATTTCTTCGAGAATTACAACGCCTCGGAGGGCTATTTTGGCCTTCAGGACCGTTCCGATTCCGAGGATCTGCTGCTGATGCTCGATTATGGGATCTATTATGAATTCCTTCCCATGGAAAATATCCATGAGGAAAACCCGAAAACGCTGGCGCTGCATGAGGTGGAGGTCGGTAAGAACTACGCATTGATCATTTCGACCAATGCGGGTCTATGGCGGTACAAAATCGGGGACACCATTAAATTTACATCCATTTCACCCTACCGTTTCCAGATTTCGGGCAGGACAAAACAGTACATCAATACATTTGGCGAGGAGGTGATCGTGGACAATGCCGAACAAGCCTTGGAAGTAGCCTGCAAGGCTACCGAAGCGACGATAAAGGATTATACTGCCGGACCGGTGTATTTCAACGACAAGACCGCTGGAGCCCATGAATGGGTCATCGAATTCGAGCACCAGCCCAATGACTTCCAACGATTCCGTGAAATCCTGGACGCCACATTACGGGAAATAAATTCCGATTACGACGCAAAGCGGTACAAGGACATGGCACTCGCTGCACCTATCATCCACAATGCGCCAAAGGACAGTTTCTATAACTGGATGAAGAGCCGGGGTAAGCTGGGCGGACAGAACAAGGTACCACGCCTGGCCAACAGCCGGGAATACCTGGACCCGCTCCTGCAACTGATAAAAGGCTAAAAAACAAAAAATCCAGTGCACCGCGCTGGATTCGTATTCTTTTTTTAAGCACCGATGGTGCAATTCAACAATTAATTCTTACGCCGACCCCTTTGGTACCCCCACCATTCCAACCGAATGCAAAAGGTAGTAAAGAAACCTGCGTCATTTATCCTTAAGGACGGATGGCAGTTTTGTAAAGGAAAACAAAAAAACCAAGGATAAACTTCCATACACCTACCTGCGCGGTAGCCTGTACATTTAATTCTGTAGATTCTCTTTCCATAATGTTACCAATAAAATCTTTAAAGTTCTCACTCCGGAAACTTGTATCTCCCGTCCAGATCCTGAACAGCCGCAGGTTAGTTGCGACAGAGCTTCCAAAGCATAACCTCTATGCCAAATTCTGTACCGAAAATCGAGAATCATTCCCCCAACTGCGAAACAATCGTTTCCGCTGAGAAATCATGCCGCGGAACTATCCAAAAGAAAGGACAACTGATGCATAGGAAAATATACAATGTCCTAAAAGTGTTACGTAACAATAAATTAACCTCCGACCCACTTTCCAATTTAATCCCCCAAATGGCCGGTGCTTTTAATATTTTTGACTAAATTGCAGCCATTAATATTCTAACATTATGAGTTCCTCACAAACAACTACGATACAAGTGGAGCCTACACAACAATCTAGGCTTGCGCAAGTGGATTTTAACAATTTAAAATTTGGTCAGATCATGTCCGACCACATGCTGGTTGCTGAATATGACAATGGAAAATGGGAATCGGTAAAGATTGTACCTTATGGGGATCTTGCGGTCAGCCCTTCCATGTCTGCATTACATTACGGACAGGCAATTTTTGAAGGTATCAAGGGTTACAAATTTGAAGACGGAACAGTTAGTATCTTCCGTCCGGACAAGAACTGGGAGCGTTTCAACAAATCAGCTGCTCGCCTGCAAATGCCGGAGGTGCCTGAAGAGATCTTTATTGATGGCCTGAAGCAATTGTTGGACGTAGACAGCGAATGGGTACCAAACAAAGAAGGTACTTCCCTGTACATCCGTCCATTTATGTTTGCTACAGAAGCGGCATTGGGTGTCCATCCTTCCAAATCCTATAAATTCATTATCATCACCTGCCCTGTCGGTGCTTACTACAGCAAACCAATCAGCTTAAAGGTGGAAACACACTATACGCGTGCCGCAGAAGGTGGTGTTGGTTTCTCGAAGAATGCCGGAAATTACGCCCTTTCCCTATACCCTACGCAATTGGCAAACGATGAAGGTTACGACCAGATCATGTGGACCGATGCTTTGGAACATAAATACATCGAAGAAGCAGGAACGGCAAACTTAATCTTCCGCATCGGTGATAAGATTATTACACCTCATGGCGACACCATCCTTCACGGTGTGACAAGACGCACGATTATGGAGCTGGCTGAAAAATGGGGTTACCAAGCCGAGCAGCGCAAGGTATCCGTACAGGAATTGATCGACGGTATCAAGGCCGGTGAAGTATCGGAAGCTTTTGCCGCAGGAACCGCCGCAACCATTACCCATATCGACCGTATCGGATTCGAAGGACAGGATTATACACTGCCTCCAGTAGAAGGCCGCGAGTTCTCAAACAAAGTGTTGGGCTACCTCAATGACTTACGCTACGGCAAAACAGAAGATCCATTTGGCTGGAATTTAATCGTGAAATAAAAACTGCCAAAGTAGAACATAAAAAAAGCCACCGAAATCGGTGGCTTTTTTATGTTTTAGCGATTCCAATCTATTATTTTTTTTGAGGTAAAATTTACTGATATTCAATATTATACCTATTTTTTTTTAATAGCCAGTGCTAAATCTTTTTAACAAAACAAATTGATGATTAGTTTTCTTCTCAACTCTACTAATCAAAATATTTATTAAAGAATTCTACCCCTAAATCATAGTAAGAAAAACTATTACTCAATCGATTTCGTAGTTAAAACAATCGATTGTTTGCGATTAACAATTCGTTGATTCTAAAATTCTTCCTAGAATTATAGCTATAAATAACCAAAAAGATAACTCTAATAATAATCACAAATTGGTATGCATATGACTAATTACTTTACTCGGGTAAGGTGGACAAAATTATATTGCCATTTGGCACTTCTGTCACCCCTTACATTGATTGCAGGTCCCTCGTTTGGTACCACGATCGAGTTTACCAAACCAGATTTAAAAAATCAAACCCAATTAACAGCTACTTTTCAACAAACCATTACCGGTACTGTAAGGGACCAAGATGGCAACCCTATTGCAGGCGTTACAGTTGGTGTCAAGGGCGGTACCGCTAAAACATCGACAGATCAAGGTGGCCATTATGAAATTTCAGTCCCTAGTAATACTGCGATTTTAACGTTTTCTTCAATAGGCTATGTCACTTATGAAACTCAGGCTTCGAATGCTAAAACGATCACACTTGCTAGTTCAGAAGATACATTAGATGAAGTGGTGGTGGTTGGATACGGAAGACAGAAAAAGACAAACTTAACGAGCGCAGTTTCTCAAGTTGATTCAAAAATGTTGGAAAACCGTCCAACGCCTACAGTAACCAACATGCTTCAAGGGGCTGCTCCAGGTTTAGTGGTTACGAGAAATTCTGGACGTCCAGGGGCACAAGGATTAAATATCTCCGTCAGAGGGGCTACTTCCGCAAATGGTTCTGTCGCACCTTTGGTCGTTATCGATGGGGTAATCAGTTCAGACCAGACATTTGTAGCTTTAAACCCAAGTGATATTGAGAATATTTCGATCCTAAAAGATGGTGGAGCAACAGCAATCTATGGAGCGCAGTCTGCAGGAGGAGTTATTTTGGTAACCACGAAAAAGGGAAAAGCTGGTGTTGGCCGTATTTCCGTTTCCAGCAATATAGGATTTCAAAAACCAGGTGCAATGCCTGATCGTCTTTCCCTAATTGATGAAATGAACTATGTCAATTTAGCGAGACAAAATGCAGGTATTGCTGCAGAGTACAGTGAAGAAGATTTGGAATATGCTGTCAATGGACCAACGTTTGTATTGGGTTCAAATGGACAGTGGCGGACTTACAACCAACAAAATATCTTGGATCAAATTGTAAAAGATAATTACAACATCTACAATAACAATATCCAGTTTTCTGGAGGTTCTGAAAACATAACCTACTTAGCGTCATTAGGAAATATGACTCAGAATGGTATGTTCAAAGTGGGCGATGACAAATTCTCCCGTATAAATGCGCGGGTAAATGTTTCTGCTAAGGTTAATAAGTATTTAAAATTAGATCTAGGCAATGCCTTTATCAATCAAGACACAGATAATCCACAAGATGGTGGTTACGGAATTGATGGTGGTGGAAATTCCATTCTTAGACAATTTTACTCCTCAAGAATGAGATTTCCAATTTACAATGAAGACGGCACCTATTATAAAAGTGGTACATCTTCTGCATTTGGATATGCACTTATGAAAGATGGTGGCTTTAATACTGATCGCAAAAAAACATACTTCAATAATGCGACAGCAACCCTTAACAATTTTGTCAAAGGATTAGAAATTAAGTTGATGTATAGTCGTGAGAGCATTGATCTACAAAACAGAAATTTCCGTAGAACAGTTGATTTCTATTCAGGACCTACTGCAAATACGAAATCACAGCTGAATAATCCAAACAACTATAGCATCACAAATTACAAAACACTTAAACAAAATGTTCAAGCTGTAGTAGATTACGATTTGACGGTTGCTGAAAATCACAACTTCCATATTATGGCCGGATATCAGTTTTATGACCACGATTATCAATACCAGAGTGCTTCTACCAAGAACCTGTATGTAAATGATAATCCGAGTTTAAACTTTACATCCGATCCACTAAATAAATCGCACAGCCAATATGCTGAACGTGAAAAAATGCAATCATATTTCGGACGTTTTAATTACAATTTTAAAGAGAAATATTTGTTTGAAGCTACAATTCGTAGTGATGAAAGTTCTCGATTATCGCCAAATGTGAGAACTAAAGTTTTCCCTTCATTCTCTGCAGGTTGGAATGTCGCAAAAGAAGATTGGTTTGAAGGAGCCACAGGAATAATTACCGAATTAAAACCAAGGCTCTCTTGGGGTAAAGTCGGTTCTAAAATTGGTATTGGCTTTTATGATTACATAACGCAATTAAATTCGGGATCCAACATTATTATAAATGACCTTAAGCAAACTTATATCTATCAAAATTCATTACCGGCAAGTGATCTTTCTTGGGAAACAATTGAAACCAGAAATATTGGTGTAGACTTCAGCCTGTTGGGAAGTAAACTTACAGGTAGCTTTGACTATTTCCAAAAATACAACAACAATATGCTCGTGTCTATCAGTTTACCAGCAACTATCGGCATAAATGTTCCTAAATCAAATCAAGGCCAGATGAAAACTTGGGGATGGGAAGCTACCTTAGGCTACCGCGATAAGGTCGGAGAAGATTTCAATTACAACGTTTCCGTAAATCTTGCTGACAATCAAAATAGATTAATAAAATATGGCGGTGCTAATGATATTATTTATTCTGGAACAAATGGTTTGGTGGAAGGATATGCATTGAACTCTATATGGGCATACAAAACGGATGGTTATTTCCAAACAGAAGATGACGTCAAAAATGCGCCTAATTATGAAAAAATCATCAATAAAGCGGGCGTACCGGGAATAGGTGATATTCGATATGTAGACGTAGATGGTGATGGTTATATCACTCCTGGAGATAATAGACTGGGCAAAACTGGAGATTTAGTGTATTTAGGAGATACGAATCCAAGGTATCAATATGGAATCAATGCCTACATGGGTTACAAAAACTTTGATTTCTCTTTCTTTATCCAGGGTATCGGCAAAAGAAACCTGAAACCAAGCAATGAATTGATTCAACCGCAGTTATACTCTTATTATTTACCCATGGATTTCCAAATGGACTACTGGACACCTGAAAATAGAGATGCGGCGTTTCCACGACCATTCTTAGAAGGTAATCAAAACTTCCAAAATTCGGATAAGTGGTATGTAAGTGGAGCTTATGCACGATTGAAAAACATACAATTAGGATACACATTAACAAAAGATCTTGTGCGGAAAATGCCTTTCAACAGAGTGCGCCTATATGTATCTGCTGAAGATATTTTAACGGTATCCAAATTGGGTGTGTTCAAAGGGGCAATTGACCCAGAAATAAGACCCGAGGACAGTAAAGTTTCTCCATATCCTTTTGCAACCACGGTATCTTTTGGTTTAAACATCGACTTATAACAGATAATCATGAAAAAGAGAATTTTATATATACTATTAGCATCATTGAGTTTAACTCAATTCACATCTTGCGAAATTGACGAGATGCCAGAAACAACTTTGCATGATCAAAATTTTTGGAGAACCGTTTTGGATTTAAAAATGGCATCCAATTACTTTTACACGACTCTACCAGGTTTAAACACGAGTGATGTCACAGAAGATGTTTGGTCCAGCTATGGTTATTCCAACAGTGGAGATGCAACAAAGATAAACGATGGATCACGAGTAGCTCCAGCTTCAAGTGGCGACTACAACTATTATAATATTTATCAAACAAACAAATTACTTGAAAGCGCACCACTTATCCTAGAACAAGGTGGGAATGAAAAAGAGGTGAATTGGTATGTAGGGGAAGCAAAATTTTTTAGAGCATTCTACTATTTTGAAATGTTCAAAAGGTTTGGGGGTGTACCATTGATCTTGAAGACATTAAAGGTTGATGATCCTGAAGTATTTGCAGATCGTGCAACCCGCGAAGAAACATTTAATCAGATATTAATTGATTTGGATGATGCGATTAAGTTACTTCGTAGCGCTGATGAATTGGCATCTGCAAAAGAATACGGTCGCATTTCTAAAACCGCAGCTCAAGCCTTTAAAGCGCGAGTTGCATTGTTTGAAGGAACTCGTGAGCAGTACCATAAATATGGAGATGCAAGAAAGCACCTTACCATTGCAAAAGAAGCTGCAAAAGAGGTTATCGATTCTAAACAACATGCCTTATTTTCCCAACCTTCAGAAGGCACCAATGGTCAGCGACTAAATGACGCTTATTATAATTTATTTCAATTGGCTGGTGAAGGAAGAAGTAATAAAGAAAATATTATTGTTAGACCGTATGGTGTAAACAGGGAAAATGCGATCAGTTCAGTGGCTGTACAACGTTATTATGAAGGCAGCAATGTATTGCCAACGCAAAATTTTGTGGACAACTATTTAATGGCAGATGGCCTTCCAATAACAAAATCAAAATTGTATAAAGCTCCTACAAAAGAAACCACCCATGCTCAGTATTTTAACATGAAAGATCCGAGAATGTCCTTCACGATATTCAAGCGTGGCGATGAGTTTATTTCAAGCAGTAATTATACGATTCCAAATCCACGCCAACACCGTAGTGGTTATGGTATCCGAAAATACGCTAATAAAGAATATTGGAACCTCCAAGCTTCATACATAGACAAACCAGTATTAAGGTATGCAGAGGTACTTTTGATTTATGCAGAAGCAACTTATGAGCTCGATAAAAAGATTTCTGATGAAGACTTAAACTTGACTATAAATGCTCTCCGTGAAAGGTTACCTCAGATCAATATCGGTACCACTGAAGCTCCAAATTTCGTGGATATGCCAAAGCTCACAAATGCATTTGCTTCAACAAATGGATTAAACCTA is a genomic window containing:
- a CDS encoding cation:proton antiporter, with the protein product MHSTLIIEIGIAVLLVALVGLLANRLKFSVIPFFIVIGMVLGNESYPGFVADFLNNTGSEGLKEGFNSVWKFLTFTESKPFIEFMGRLGVLFLLFYLGLEFSVGRLIKSGKSIVAGGTIYVLLNFFSGLLVGWMMNLPFKEMMVLCGIMTSSSTAIVAKVLTDLKRTANPETEVIMGMIMFDDLFIAMHISFLSGLILTGSSSFWTVAGTSLLALGFILSFLILGRKLVPFIDKLLYEKSSELFILIIFSLLFLIAGFSETIHVAEAIGALMAGLVFADSKYIKKIEGMVLPFKDFFGAMFFFSFGLSIDMYSLGGAVGWAVFAAAITVVCNVASGYFASRFSKLPAKNSVDIGFTLSARGEFSIIMANIGKAGKLLPVIQSFVVVYVLLLSIISPLLTKESRNIWNTMAGQKETAKKPKKKLSDLEASVEN
- a CDS encoding cation:proton antiporter regulatory subunit, which translates into the protein MSIVRESDLIGIGKKYQIETEAGDNMVVVIHDDGRRELYRHEDEDNETHCVMTMSDEESRQVAGILGGLSYKPKALETIEVALDDLRIEWYKVGASNDGVNKSIGQLEVRQRTGASIIAAIREDETIINPGPDYVITPGTTLVIAGKLKNIKLLKEILL
- a CDS encoding MBL fold metallo-hydrolase, with amino-acid sequence MAKAYSLFEGSYSVDKTKQFIPFDPKKDDPKDRPGSLFIHVHPFLIETKDGLIVLDTGLGLRNEAGELVIHENIKKLGFSINDVRYVLMSHLHKDHASGMVDIRDGVKRVAFPNAEYVIQEQEWESAYSSESPSYRTEVFDVLQRSGNILFVNGDGQLTPEISYELSGGHSEFHQVFHVKTEGEHFFFGGDELPEPEEIFRSFIAKYDYDGRKARDLRAQYWEAGAPEGWVFLFYHSKNISVGRPEQRADGSYKIIDAG
- the recJ gene encoding single-stranded-DNA-specific exonuclease RecJ — encoded protein: MQKRWVLKPKRNQEKISKLQEALGVNPIIAELLINRDVETFDQARDFFRPSLDQLHDPFLMKDMDVAITRIDRAIGNKEKILIYGDYDVDGTTAVSVVYSFFRDYNSGIEFYIPDRYSEGYGISNKGIDYAYENGFTLIIALDCGIKAVDKIAYANSKGIDFIIGDHHLPGDELPDAVAVLDPKRSDCPYPYKELSGCGIGFKIVQAFLQHNGMPKELAYQYLDLVAVSIASDIVPITGENRILTHYGLKKLNTNPCVGLQALINLSTHKSGSFSVNDVVFQIGPRINAAGRIDHAKDAVKLLTVKTLQDAKPYSDSIDDQNNTRKGYDLKITNEALELLDNDEILKARKTTVLYKEDWHKGVIGIVASRLTEKYYRPTIILTNTNGHIAGSARSVLGFDLYEALSECSDLLDQYGGHKYAAGLTMQTVNVPLFQERFEEVVSKSIKPEMLQQEILIEKEITLKDIDAKFYKILHQFQPHGPVNEAPTFLVKGVTMGYGATIVGSTHLKFSVKQGESPIFDCIGFGLALYIDRILAGRTFDICFSIEENNWRGKKNLQLNVKAIRF
- the lptB gene encoding LPS export ABC transporter ATP-binding protein — protein: MILRAEHLIKKYKQRTVVNDVSFHVEQGEIVGLLGPNGAGKTTSFYMIVGLIKPNEGQVFLDDLEITQDPMYKRAQRGIGYLAQEASVFRKLSVENNILSVLEIHHPNKAERKEKLEELLTEFSLHRVRKNRGDLLSGGERRRTEIARALAANPNFILLDEPFAGVDPIAVEEIQTIVAKLKTRNIGILITDHNVQETLSITDRAYLLTEGKIMLTGTPEEIADNELARKFYLGRHFELRRKKF
- a CDS encoding GH3 auxin-responsive promoter family protein, coding for MALLNSLFTWIMKKRMHQIDLFMKYPHDVQDEWFQSLISAAEATEWGKKYGYNSIYTPEEYKNRVPIQDYDDIKGYVDRMIKGEQNILWPSDIKWFAKSSGTTSDRSKFIPVSMEALEECHYQGGKDMLSIFCHNKPENKVFTGKSVVIGGSSQINNFSPDSYYGDLSSILIRNLPFWAEFKRTPNIEVTLNPNFEEKIEQIAQITIKENVTSLAGVPTWNMVMANRILEITGKDNLLEVWPNLEFYGHGGVSFKPYREQFKKLIPSDNMYFFENYNASEGYFGLQDRSDSEDLLLMLDYGIYYEFLPMENIHEENPKTLALHEVEVGKNYALIISTNAGLWRYKIGDTIKFTSISPYRFQISGRTKQYINTFGEEVIVDNAEQALEVACKATEATIKDYTAGPVYFNDKTAGAHEWVIEFEHQPNDFQRFREILDATLREINSDYDAKRYKDMALAAPIIHNAPKDSFYNWMKSRGKLGGQNKVPRLANSREYLDPLLQLIKG